A portion of the Achromobacter sp. MFA1 R4 genome contains these proteins:
- a CDS encoding phosphoribosylaminoimidazolesuccinocarboxamide synthase yields the protein MTSALHESSIKSLPLLGRGKVRDMYAVGDDKLLIVASDRISAFDVILDDPIPGKGQVLTELTEFWLQKLAHILPNHSTGVKPEDVVAPDEVDQVRGRAVVVKRLKPILVEAVARGYLIGSGWKDYQASGAVCGIKLPAGLQQASKLPEPIFTPAAKAEFGMHDENVDFAHVVKEVGQEMAERIRDVTLKLYAEAAAFAATKGIIIADTKFEFGLDDDGTLHLMDEVLTPDSSRFWPADGYRVGISPPSFDKQFVRDWLETQTWDKTPPAPRLPKDVLDKTAAKYREALDRLIA from the coding sequence GTGACTTCTGCTTTGCATGAATCCAGCATCAAGTCCTTGCCGCTGCTGGGCCGCGGTAAGGTGCGCGATATGTACGCCGTCGGCGACGACAAATTGCTGATCGTCGCGTCGGATCGTATCTCCGCCTTCGATGTGATCCTTGACGACCCCATTCCCGGCAAGGGACAGGTGCTGACCGAGTTGACCGAGTTCTGGTTGCAGAAGCTGGCCCATATCCTGCCCAACCATTCCACCGGCGTGAAGCCCGAGGACGTCGTGGCGCCCGATGAGGTGGACCAGGTGCGCGGCCGTGCCGTGGTGGTCAAGCGCCTGAAGCCCATCCTGGTGGAAGCGGTCGCCCGCGGCTACCTGATCGGTTCCGGCTGGAAGGATTACCAGGCCTCCGGCGCCGTGTGCGGCATCAAGCTGCCGGCCGGGCTGCAGCAGGCCAGCAAGCTGCCCGAACCGATTTTCACGCCGGCGGCCAAGGCCGAGTTCGGCATGCACGACGAAAACGTGGATTTCGCGCATGTGGTCAAGGAAGTCGGGCAGGAAATGGCCGAGCGCATCCGCGACGTCACGCTCAAGCTCTACGCCGAGGCCGCAGCCTTCGCGGCGACCAAGGGCATCATCATCGCCGACACCAAGTTTGAGTTCGGCCTGGACGATGACGGCACGCTGCACCTGATGGACGAAGTCCTGACGCCCGATTCGTCGCGCTTCTGGCCGGCGGACGGCTATCGCGTGGGCATCAGCCCGCCGTCGTTCGACAAGCAGTTCGTGCGCGACTGGCTGGAAACCCAGACCTGGGACAAGACGCCGCCCGCGCCGCGCCTGCCCAAGGACGTGCTGGACAAGACGGCGGCCAAGTACCGCGAAGCGCTGGACCGCCTGATCGCCTGA
- a CDS encoding GFA family protein: MQDASPKRMPHADAQVHMTGGCQCGAIRYALTDEPITAATCHCRDCQYSSGGAPAHALIFPAGTVTLLRGQPKEHRYQGDSGHTVMRSFCPACGTPLFGGSEGMGYEVVRAGSLDDPEAFHAKVSLWTDSAPSWHHVDRTVPHFPRNSPA, translated from the coding sequence ATGCAGGATGCTTCCCCCAAGCGCATGCCCCACGCCGACGCGCAGGTACACATGACAGGCGGCTGCCAATGCGGCGCCATCCGCTACGCCCTCACCGACGAGCCCATCACGGCCGCCACCTGTCATTGCCGGGACTGCCAATATTCCAGCGGCGGCGCCCCGGCCCATGCGCTGATCTTCCCGGCGGGCACGGTGACGCTGCTGCGCGGCCAGCCCAAGGAGCACCGCTACCAGGGCGACTCCGGGCATACCGTCATGCGCAGTTTCTGCCCCGCCTGTGGGACGCCGCTGTTCGGCGGCTCGGAGGGCATGGGTTATGAAGTCGTGCGCGCGGGGTCGCTGGATGATCCGGAAGCGTTCCACGCCAAGGTCAGCCTGTGGACGGATTCGGCGCCTTCGTGGCATCACGTGGATCGCACGGTGCCGCATTTTCCGAGAAACTCGCCGGCGTAG
- a CDS encoding PAAR domain-containing protein, with protein sequence MPCALLFFVGHRHDCPTHGMGTVVSGAAHANVEGYPKARVGDRISCEAVIQTGSSTAVWKVGQLHGWVMRPATTPL encoded by the coding sequence ATGCCATGCGCCCTATTGTTCTTTGTTGGTCACCGCCATGATTGTCCTACCCATGGCATGGGAACCGTCGTCAGCGGCGCTGCACACGCAAATGTAGAGGGTTATCCGAAAGCCCGTGTCGGGGACAGGATAAGCTGCGAAGCGGTCATCCAGACCGGATCGTCGACCGCGGTCTGGAAGGTCGGGCAGTTGCACGGGTGGGTGATGCGACCAGCCACAACGCCGCTTTGA
- a CDS encoding DUF6708 domain-containing protein, producing the protein MANPPPLLNFEQMLANLKRRSDWQQLPDIRVAMWPGQVSFSDDLSDKHLFNDRYLESRVSVGKMAFVLYLTCGAFVFTSLSSISLIISEFINGLEFSEIISLYWIAVLFCAFFFLLAYGLTRITPSCVRFNRQAQVVHIYGGPNKATTAPWRDVYPFTEFSASADGKFSLNLVFRTGPTDLAMASGAFDIGDESALVDNLTRLEFLRRYMAEGLSAVQPDPQRTLYKPSGFTKAVNFKDDGFIDFLLARLVVMPGYYLAGGPLIDRYLIRRAASAQWPEEVERLCAPGADLSGYDTTPVEARKDIYHRFNGHGFDLVNLIGEVVG; encoded by the coding sequence ATGGCCAATCCCCCCCCCTTGCTCAACTTTGAACAAATGTTGGCCAACCTGAAGCGTCGTTCGGATTGGCAGCAACTTCCCGACATCCGTGTCGCGATGTGGCCTGGCCAGGTCAGTTTTTCGGACGACCTCTCTGACAAACATCTATTCAATGATCGCTATTTGGAAAGCCGTGTTTCTGTTGGAAAAATGGCCTTTGTTCTCTATTTGACGTGTGGCGCGTTCGTATTTACGTCTCTGTCTTCAATTTCCCTAATAATTTCCGAGTTCATAAATGGCCTCGAATTCAGCGAAATAATATCCCTCTATTGGATAGCTGTACTTTTCTGCGCATTCTTTTTTTTGCTTGCATACGGTCTAACCAGAATTACACCCTCTTGTGTTCGATTTAACCGTCAAGCCCAAGTTGTGCATATCTATGGAGGGCCGAACAAGGCGACTACCGCGCCATGGCGAGACGTCTATCCCTTCACCGAGTTCAGTGCATCCGCGGATGGAAAATTTTCCCTTAACCTGGTGTTTCGCACGGGGCCAACCGATCTGGCCATGGCTTCCGGGGCCTTCGACATCGGCGATGAATCCGCACTTGTAGATAATCTAACTCGCCTGGAGTTCCTCCGCCGCTACATGGCTGAAGGCCTGTCCGCCGTACAGCCTGATCCACAGCGAACCTTGTACAAACCCAGTGGCTTCACCAAGGCCGTCAATTTCAAGGATGATGGCTTCATCGATTTCCTGTTAGCAAGACTGGTGGTCATGCCAGGGTATTACCTGGCGGGCGGCCCCCTGATCGATCGGTATCTGATCCGCCGTGCTGCCAGCGCCCAGTGGCCTGAGGAAGTGGAGCGCCTGTGCGCACCAGGCGCCGACCTGAGCGGCTATGACACCACCCCGGTGGAAGCGCGCAAGGACATTTATCACCGCTTCAACGGCCATGGCTTTGACTTGGTCAACCTTATAGGCGAGGTGGTGGGCTGA
- a CDS encoding toxin VasX, whose amino-acid sequence MTVITKTPQELNSCTPSGAAQSPHHCSKVVPFFPLRYSVAPAERAGFAYSHPNLERGFPALASTQYVLRALRDDDGYLYIHDPDNREQILCFVYRSPDGDTNGGQRRPAQFQRLQLNAEFRATGLVGELLPFPYIPAYDHDPAWVSIWFADTLLSPDKLASFLDNTDNVRGTLGTEVDLAPWLAAFKANPSPEAAPSVKHTIRLEDIADQHAVGLDGQKVPWSEYINSARLPTTADMSMAQGPGSARLMVALHDPVGLASELNHRIDSVLKQWNAYNQDAARLRWVSGVIETLGDNLAREVELQTFSNDAVGSALPPGTTGGAANAARDYAYRKGLAAKRDLFREAVDQKARAEFLEKDDPTVAHYQQQLDAAAADLIPWGQAYAGPGALPWSLRKLYDWEDARCFVAGRAAVVRTLHGLICSAAGTQELSRQLTPSGPREGSLLGLALLGHPKIGAWATVRQVLETTTDQLANKTLKDLGTLVKEIKPDAASRQLTALAMLSLTKGQNPMAAQALWSSRYAAMFEVAEGQLASPVQIATRDVPDLLRREANLAGTVNFRLTAVAQGAKDQITVIRLVSALEAVDQAEVRELVPRLTFRLSLWHGTKLGLGGLSVLTSVTNTAAAFNQFTTGDQTALVNSLNATGNLLGLGGGGKGLASAVLARQRDLAALSGKAAEAEALKKLADRADRWAIGLVAGAALVMAFKDINSLAKQEHTERKVTYVGIALQGASAGVGFSYLGAKMWTREITRLGGKLALQKAGQAVLFGALERAVIWFADAPVALIIAALQLAYTWNQARADKAKVADWIRRGCLGLDPTLDGTAEQKGYYELFLKPRIEASYKVGNIMLEGVLPSVGRSRPQRDVAVVLPGWQPQISAYALTQHVAFGLMTESAFSDPAKVEVKAGNGYLRLEAHNLFGNTVVRYWPNGFTQPDLVLEMTN is encoded by the coding sequence ATGACCGTCATCACCAAAACGCCGCAAGAGCTGAACAGCTGTACGCCCAGCGGCGCTGCCCAATCGCCGCATCATTGCAGCAAGGTCGTTCCATTCTTTCCATTACGGTATTCCGTCGCGCCCGCCGAGCGCGCTGGATTCGCCTATAGCCACCCCAATCTGGAACGCGGCTTCCCTGCGCTTGCGAGCACCCAGTACGTGTTGCGTGCATTGCGCGACGACGATGGCTACCTGTACATCCATGACCCGGACAACCGGGAACAGATTCTGTGCTTTGTCTATCGCAGCCCGGACGGCGATACCAACGGTGGCCAGCGCAGGCCCGCGCAATTCCAGCGGCTTCAGTTGAACGCCGAGTTCCGTGCCACGGGATTGGTCGGAGAGCTGCTGCCGTTTCCCTATATTCCCGCCTACGACCACGATCCGGCATGGGTCTCGATCTGGTTTGCCGATACCTTGCTGAGTCCCGACAAGCTTGCCTCCTTTCTGGACAACACGGATAACGTGCGCGGAACCCTGGGTACGGAGGTGGATCTTGCGCCGTGGCTGGCCGCCTTCAAGGCGAACCCCAGCCCCGAAGCAGCACCATCCGTCAAACATACCATTCGCCTGGAAGACATTGCGGACCAACACGCTGTCGGACTCGACGGCCAGAAGGTCCCGTGGTCGGAATACATCAACAGCGCGCGCCTGCCGACGACCGCTGACATGAGCATGGCTCAGGGACCGGGCAGCGCACGGCTGATGGTCGCGTTGCATGATCCGGTGGGACTGGCGAGCGAACTCAATCACCGCATCGATAGTGTGCTCAAGCAATGGAACGCATACAACCAGGATGCGGCCCGCTTGCGGTGGGTCAGCGGTGTGATCGAGACGCTGGGCGACAACCTGGCCCGGGAGGTCGAGCTCCAGACGTTCTCCAATGATGCGGTGGGCAGCGCGCTACCTCCGGGCACGACCGGCGGCGCGGCGAATGCCGCACGCGATTACGCCTATAGAAAGGGGCTGGCGGCAAAGCGCGATTTGTTCAGGGAAGCGGTAGATCAAAAGGCTCGGGCGGAGTTCCTTGAGAAGGATGATCCTACCGTGGCCCATTATCAACAGCAGCTGGATGCCGCGGCTGCAGACCTCATTCCGTGGGGTCAAGCCTATGCCGGTCCGGGCGCGCTGCCATGGAGCCTTCGCAAACTTTACGATTGGGAGGATGCACGCTGTTTCGTGGCTGGCCGGGCCGCCGTTGTACGCACCCTCCATGGCCTGATCTGCAGCGCCGCGGGCACGCAAGAACTTTCCCGCCAGTTGACGCCCAGCGGGCCACGCGAGGGGAGTCTGCTGGGTCTCGCCCTGCTTGGACATCCCAAGATCGGTGCCTGGGCCACGGTGCGTCAGGTGCTGGAGACCACGACGGACCAATTGGCCAACAAGACGTTAAAGGACCTGGGCACCCTAGTCAAGGAGATCAAGCCCGATGCGGCGTCCCGGCAACTGACTGCGTTGGCGATGCTGTCATTGACGAAAGGGCAGAATCCGATGGCGGCCCAGGCACTCTGGAGCAGCCGATACGCCGCCATGTTTGAGGTTGCGGAGGGCCAACTTGCCAGCCCGGTGCAAATTGCCACCCGAGACGTTCCTGACCTGCTGCGGCGCGAGGCCAACCTTGCTGGCACGGTGAACTTCCGTTTGACCGCAGTGGCCCAAGGGGCCAAGGATCAGATCACCGTAATACGGCTCGTGTCCGCGCTCGAGGCAGTGGATCAGGCCGAGGTTCGCGAACTGGTGCCCAGGCTTACGTTCAGGTTATCGCTTTGGCACGGGACCAAATTGGGCCTGGGCGGCCTGAGCGTACTTACTTCCGTGACAAATACCGCTGCGGCGTTCAACCAGTTCACGACGGGCGACCAAACCGCGCTGGTCAACAGTTTGAACGCTACCGGGAACCTGCTGGGTTTGGGCGGAGGGGGAAAAGGGCTTGCGTCCGCGGTATTGGCCCGGCAACGGGATCTGGCGGCGTTAAGCGGCAAGGCTGCCGAGGCGGAGGCGCTAAAGAAGCTGGCGGATCGGGCGGATCGTTGGGCGATTGGTTTGGTAGCGGGGGCTGCGCTCGTCATGGCGTTCAAGGATATTAATTCGCTAGCAAAACAGGAACATACTGAAAGGAAGGTTACGTACGTCGGGATTGCGCTGCAAGGCGCATCGGCTGGTGTAGGTTTTTCCTATCTCGGCGCAAAGATGTGGACGCGAGAGATAACTCGGTTAGGAGGAAAATTAGCACTGCAAAAAGCCGGACAGGCTGTCTTGTTCGGCGCATTGGAGCGGGCAGTAATCTGGTTTGCCGATGCGCCAGTGGCCTTGATCATCGCTGCATTGCAGCTCGCCTATACGTGGAACCAAGCCCGTGCCGATAAGGCCAAAGTCGCAGACTGGATCAGGAGAGGATGCCTGGGTCTTGATCCAACGCTTGATGGTACGGCGGAGCAAAAGGGGTATTACGAGTTGTTCCTCAAACCCAGAATAGAAGCCAGTTATAAGGTCGGCAACATTATGCTTGAGGGCGTTCTTCCGAGCGTGGGGCGTTCGCGGCCTCAACGCGATGTCGCCGTAGTGCTGCCGGGCTGGCAGCCACAAATCAGTGCATATGCGCTTACGCAGCATGTGGCTTTTGGTCTGATGACCGAAAGCGCTTTCAGCGACCCTGCGAAAGTCGAAGTCAAAGCGGGCAACGGCTACCTGCGTTTAGAAGCTCATAACCTGTTCGGCAATACGGTGGTGCGCTATTGGCCCAACGGTTTTACCCAGCCGGATTTGGTACTGGAGATGACGAACTGA